One region of bacterium genomic DNA includes:
- a CDS encoding T9SS type A sorting domain-containing protein produces the protein MCILTARRRRSASCFLSYLTVLGFLFLTVIPTAASAAIVTTDRPEYAPGETARIRGAGFAPAEVVTLQVTHLDGTPASGEGHGPWDVPTNGSGGFLADWTVPYDDNVNEELLISATGQTSGIAASVTILDANTHLTFVSIPTSVPPNSGFSVTARLTQDCGGDPDAPLPGRTILFFITEGNCGVDVGQNPNATAVTNAFGEATAGLTAPAGDFAMRIKFLGEDKPDPCPTPGNSACAPNDPNANKRCVSLSNGNLCQTISAVPCDPLQAICPPPLTVECEAEVPPPSPGSVVCDGGCSPVTTVWVGDGPLTGGPCGGTITRTYRCTDAMGNTADCVQTITVDDNTAPFFAPACFQSNTVACISQVPPPGLGGIGPIDNCDVSLALTHTRTDNGATGCPGDPRVITDIYTATDDCGNAGQCTRTWTIVDDIAPTISCPPGFTVECLADLPPCNPADATAADNCGAVSVTCVDGPLVGGPCGGTVTRTYTATDACGNTATCAQVITIDDTTPPSIACPPDETLPCGGTLPPCDPLAATASDNCGAPVVTCSETPTVDGVIRTFTATDACGNSASCNQVITFTDDTPPQFVDCPPAFAVECLADLPPCPTSMPVFDECEGLIVAPAVCSDGPLVGGECGGTITRTITVTDASGNVATCTQVITVDDNTPPTLTCPPSVTLACGASTDPSQTGTASAGDNCDPNPAVTFTDAMAPGACPQSYTITRTWTAADACGNTASCDQMLTVVDDVAPAIVCPADATVECGQPTDPAATGFATATDACDPAPAVTFTDSETPGACAAEKTITRVWTATDACGNSSSCVQLIEVMDTQPPTLTAGCGPGAQYQCAADVPPLAPGAATDNCDADVTVTSVRSDNGGAGCAGNPLVVTDTYTATDDCGNTMTCTRVHTVIDNTPPVFVNGCGANAAYDCLAAVPPPDLSVLATDNCDGAAVVTVARTSNGGAGCVGNPLVLTDTYTATDACGNTAQCARTHTVIDNTAPVILACPPPVTVDGLENLPPCDGSGVNATDNCGPVTITCTRAGLGGVGCGSLPVVVTYQYTVADGCGNSATCTRLVTVNMPPCNFFVTLGAAGAELSAPLGTQISVPLAIDSLDNEIGAFEMTFNYDAEALTLLGVTRGVGLNGWQHFSYRTAAGASATTRRVSVTGIVQLPGQGAPPTSAYAPLGVIAYLNFAVSADRRLEGRTLSIAPSQQECDDHCLLSRDGMTAYVPADFSGDPCPMSATMVPAVTIAPAHARVAPAPNTRGDINLNGAAYEVGDAVLFVDVLAGVPGALSSDPSVRNRQLDATEVNGDGVRASVADLVYLIRVVTGDASPLPGAKPAAIVADALVRAQSTPEGLRLTLESPVDIGGLLFTFRSRDLTAGTPVVCPEGAALRTCTRVNPDGDLTVLMYGWNRGDRLAAGRHDLLLVPTSGFGTIELIRVEVSDAQGDLLAVRQAGATLPEDYALLQNYPNPFNAGTIIPAVLPQTGAWSVTIYNVAGQTVRRLAGHDGPGAIQVYWDGRDAGGGNVASGVYFYRFEAGGWTATRKMILLK, from the coding sequence ATGTGCATCTTGACTGCGCGCCGACGCCGGTCTGCGTCGTGTTTCTTATCCTATCTGACTGTCCTCGGCTTCCTGTTTCTCACCGTCATTCCCACGGCCGCCAGTGCCGCCATCGTCACGACCGACCGGCCGGAATACGCCCCTGGCGAGACCGCGCGGATTCGCGGGGCCGGCTTCGCCCCAGCCGAAGTGGTCACGCTGCAGGTGACCCATCTGGATGGCACCCCGGCATCCGGCGAGGGGCATGGTCCTTGGGATGTTCCGACCAATGGCTCCGGCGGCTTCCTGGCCGACTGGACCGTTCCCTATGATGACAACGTTAATGAGGAACTGCTGATTTCCGCCACCGGGCAGACATCGGGCATCGCGGCCAGCGTCACGATCCTCGATGCCAACACCCATCTGACTTTCGTCTCGATTCCGACCTCGGTGCCGCCGAATTCCGGGTTTTCGGTCACGGCGCGCCTGACGCAGGACTGCGGCGGCGATCCCGACGCTCCGTTGCCGGGCCGCACCATCCTTTTCTTCATCACCGAGGGCAACTGCGGGGTCGATGTCGGACAGAATCCAAACGCGACCGCTGTCACCAATGCCTTCGGCGAGGCGACCGCCGGTCTCACCGCGCCGGCCGGCGATTTTGCCATGCGCATCAAATTCCTCGGCGAGGACAAGCCCGATCCCTGTCCGACCCCGGGCAACAGCGCCTGCGCCCCGAACGACCCGAACGCCAACAAGCGCTGCGTCTCACTGTCCAACGGCAATCTCTGTCAGACCATCTCGGCGGTGCCCTGCGATCCGCTGCAGGCGATCTGTCCGCCGCCGCTGACCGTGGAATGCGAAGCGGAAGTGCCGCCGCCCAGCCCCGGCAGCGTCGTCTGCGACGGGGGTTGCTCGCCGGTGACCACTGTGTGGGTTGGGGATGGCCCGCTCACCGGCGGTCCCTGCGGCGGCACCATCACCCGCACCTATCGCTGCACCGACGCCATGGGCAACACCGCCGACTGCGTGCAGACCATCACGGTCGACGACAACACCGCGCCCTTCTTCGCGCCCGCCTGCTTCCAGTCCAATACGGTGGCTTGCATCAGCCAGGTGCCGCCGCCGGGACTGGGGGGGATCGGCCCGATCGATAATTGCGATGTGTCGCTTGCGCTCACGCACACCCGCACCGACAACGGCGCCACCGGCTGCCCCGGCGATCCGCGCGTGATCACCGACATCTACACCGCCACCGACGACTGCGGCAATGCCGGGCAGTGCACACGGACCTGGACGATCGTCGACGATATCGCGCCGACCATCTCCTGCCCGCCCGGATTCACGGTCGAATGTCTGGCGGATCTACCGCCGTGCAACCCGGCCGATGCGACCGCTGCGGATAACTGCGGCGCCGTCAGCGTGACCTGCGTCGATGGCCCGCTGGTCGGCGGACCCTGCGGCGGAACCGTCACCCGGACCTACACGGCCACCGACGCCTGCGGCAACACCGCCACTTGCGCGCAAGTGATCACGATCGACGACACCACGCCGCCTTCGATCGCCTGTCCGCCCGACGAGACGCTGCCCTGCGGCGGCACGCTGCCGCCTTGCGATCCGTTGGCGGCCACCGCCTCCGACAATTGCGGCGCCCCGGTTGTCACCTGTTCCGAGACGCCCACCGTTGATGGCGTGATCCGCACCTTCACCGCCACTGACGCCTGTGGCAACAGCGCCAGTTGCAATCAGGTCATCACCTTCACCGATGACACCCCGCCGCAGTTTGTCGACTGCCCGCCGGCGTTCGCGGTGGAGTGTCTGGCCGATCTGCCGCCCTGTCCGACCAGCATGCCGGTCTTCGACGAGTGCGAAGGGCTGATCGTGGCGCCCGCGGTCTGCAGCGACGGCCCGCTGGTTGGCGGCGAATGCGGCGGCACGATCACCCGCACGATCACCGTCACCGACGCCAGCGGCAATGTCGCCACCTGCACGCAGGTGATCACCGTCGACGACAACACGCCGCCCACGCTCACCTGTCCGCCGTCTGTGACATTGGCCTGCGGCGCGTCGACCGACCCGTCGCAAACCGGCACAGCTTCCGCCGGCGACAACTGCGATCCCAATCCGGCGGTCACATTCACCGACGCGATGGCGCCCGGCGCCTGCCCGCAGTCCTACACCATCACGCGGACCTGGACCGCCGCCGATGCCTGCGGCAACACCGCTTCCTGTGACCAGATGCTGACGGTTGTCGATGACGTTGCGCCGGCTATTGTCTGCCCGGCCGACGCGACGGTTGAATGCGGCCAGCCGACCGATCCGGCGGCCACCGGATTCGCCACCGCCACCGACGCCTGCGATCCGGCGCCCGCGGTTACATTCACCGACAGCGAGACACCCGGCGCCTGCGCCGCGGAGAAGACGATCACCCGCGTGTGGACCGCCACCGATGCCTGCGGCAATTCGAGCAGTTGTGTCCAGCTCATCGAAGTGATGGACACCCAGCCGCCGACGTTGACCGCCGGGTGTGGTCCGGGCGCGCAGTATCAATGCGCGGCCGATGTGCCGCCATTGGCCCCCGGCGCCGCGACGGACAACTGCGACGCCGATGTCACAGTCACCTCGGTGCGCAGCGACAACGGCGGAGCCGGTTGCGCCGGTAATCCGTTGGTGGTGACCGACACCTACACCGCCACGGATGACTGCGGCAACACGATGACCTGCACGCGTGTTCACACCGTCATCGACAATACGCCGCCCGTGTTCGTCAACGGTTGCGGCGCCAATGCCGCCTACGATTGCCTCGCCGCGGTGCCGCCGCCGGATCTGAGCGTGCTGGCGACCGACAACTGCGATGGCGCGGCCGTGGTCACGGTGGCGCGCACCTCCAACGGCGGGGCCGGTTGTGTCGGCAATCCGCTGGTCCTCACCGACACCTACACCGCCACCGACGCCTGCGGCAACACGGCGCAATGCGCCCGCACTCACACCGTGATCGACAACACCGCGCCGGTCATCCTCGCCTGCCCGCCGCCGGTCACCGTCGATGGGCTGGAGAATCTGCCGCCCTGTGATGGCAGCGGTGTGAACGCCACCGACAACTGCGGCCCGGTGACGATCACCTGCACCCGCGCCGGATTGGGCGGGGTTGGCTGCGGCAGTCTGCCGGTCGTTGTCACCTACCAGTATACCGTCGCCGACGGTTGTGGCAACTCCGCCACCTGCACACGGTTGGTGACCGTCAACATGCCGCCCTGCAACTTCTTCGTCACGCTGGGGGCCGCCGGCGCCGAACTGAGCGCGCCGCTGGGCACGCAGATCAGCGTGCCGCTGGCCATCGACAGTCTCGACAATGAAATCGGGGCCTTCGAGATGACCTTCAACTACGATGCCGAAGCGCTCACTCTCCTGGGGGTGACACGCGGCGTTGGGTTGAACGGCTGGCAGCACTTCAGCTACCGCACCGCCGCCGGCGCCTCCGCGACCACGCGGCGTGTTTCGGTCACGGGGATTGTGCAGTTGCCCGGCCAGGGTGCCCCGCCGACCAGCGCCTACGCGCCGCTGGGCGTGATCGCCTACCTGAACTTCGCCGTCTCCGCCGACCGTCGGCTCGAAGGACGGACGTTGTCGATCGCGCCCTCACAGCAGGAGTGCGACGACCACTGTCTGCTCAGCCGCGACGGGATGACCGCGTATGTCCCGGCCGATTTCAGCGGCGATCCCTGCCCGATGTCGGCGACGATGGTGCCCGCGGTGACGATCGCCCCGGCCCACGCCCGTGTCGCGCCCGCGCCCAACACGCGCGGCGATATCAACCTCAACGGCGCCGCCTATGAAGTCGGGGATGCGGTGCTCTTTGTCGATGTGCTCGCCGGCGTTCCCGGCGCGCTGTCCTCCGATCCGTCCGTGCGCAACCGTCAGCTGGACGCGACGGAAGTCAACGGCGACGGCGTGCGCGCTTCGGTGGCCGACCTGGTCTATCTGATTCGTGTGGTCACTGGTGATGCCTCGCCTCTGCCGGGCGCCAAGCCGGCGGCGATCGTCGCCGACGCGCTGGTCCGCGCGCAGAGCACCCCCGAAGGTCTGCGTCTGACGCTGGAATCGCCCGTGGACATCGGCGGGCTGCTCTTCACGTTCCGCAGCCGCGATCTGACCGCCGGAACGCCGGTGGTCTGTCCCGAAGGAGCGGCGCTGCGCACCTGCACCCGCGTCAATCCCGACGGCGACCTGACCGTGCTCATGTACGGTTGGAACCGCGGTGACCGGCTCGCCGCCGGGCGGCATGATCTCCTGCTGGTACCGACATCCGGTTTCGGCACAATCGAGTTGATCCGTGTCGAAGTCTCTGATGCTCAAGGTGATCTGCTCGCCGTGCGCCAGGCCGGCGCCACACTGCCTGAGGACTATGCGCTTCTGCAGAACTATCCCAACCCATTCAACGCCGGCACCATCATCCCGGCGGTCTTGCCGCAGACCGGGGCATGGTCGGTGACGATCTACAACGTCGCCGGCCAGACCGTGCGGCGGCTGGCCGGCCATGATGGCCCGGGCGCCATCCAAGTGTACTGGGATGGACGGGATGCGGGTGGAGGTAATGTGGCCAGCGGAGTCTACTTTTACCGGTTTGAGGCCGGCGGCTGGACCGCAACCCGCAAGATGATCCTGCTGAAGTAA